The genome window CAAAGCAAGATATTTTGTATTTCATGTAGTACTTTGTTAGGTGAAAATGACGAAGAACTGGACTCCCAATTTGATTTGTCAATTTTTCCTTGCTATTTTTCACTTCGTCGGTATTGTTTTTTTAGCAAATGTCCATCAATCGTTTTGATTTACTCGCCATCGGGGGCGGTCCTGCCGCACAAAAAGCTGCTATCCAAGCAAGCAAAATGGGAAAAAAAGCAGCCATTATAGAAAAAGACCCTTACTTGGGTGGAGGTTGTGTCCACTACGGAACCATCCCTTCCAAATCCTTACAAGAAACGAGTCGCTTCTATCGAAATTTAAGATTGTCCAATTTACACGGATTACAATCACCACAACCGGCAATGCTTACCTTACAGGAACTTATGTTTCGTGCGGGGACTGTGATTGAAAAAGAAGAAGATGTCACCCGCGAACAAATGATCCAAAACCGAGTCACAACTCTTACTGGTTGGGGAAAGCTCGTGGATGCCAATCATGTAGAAGTCACAGACTCTGCCGGTAGAAAAAAAGTTTATGAAACCGAGAACATTCTCATTGCTACGGGTAGTAGCCCTCGTAGGCCCACAAACGAAAACATTCCTTTTGAAGATGGATTAATCTACGATAGTGATGGGCTCTTTGCGATGAAAAAGATGCCTGCTTCTTTAGCGGTAGTGGGTGCTGGAATCATTGGGTCGGAATACGCTACAATTTTTGCTCATATCGGAGTGAAGGTTCATCTCTTTGATTCCCAAAGTCGTATCCTTGGTTTTTTGGATGAAGATGTGTCAAATGAAATGACCCGTATCATGCAACAATCTGGGATTTCCATCCATGTGGATTCTTCCATTACAAAGTACAACAAACTTCCCAATGAGGAAGGATTTGAACTCACAACTAACAAAGGTGAAGTGGTGCGAGTCAACCAAGTTCTGATTTCTCGTGGCCGATTGGGAAATGTAGACAACTTAGGATTAGAATCAGTTGGAATCACTCCCAATGATCGAAAACAAATTTTGGTAAATGAAAACTATCAAACCAACGTTTCTAATATCTACGCTTGTGGAGATGTCATTGGATTCCCTAGTTTGGCTTCCGTGTCCATGTACCAAGGTGCTTATGTCGCAAAACATATGTTTGGTCATCCATCTGTTCCAGTGGATGCAGAAGAATTCCCCATTGGGATTTATACTTTGCCTGAGATTGCGACAATTGGACCAACGGAAGAAGCTCTCAAAGCCCGAGGAGTTTCCTATGGAGTGGGAATGGCAAGGTTTGATACCATCACTCGCGCTCAAATCAGCGGTGATCAAGTGGGACTTTTAAAAATCATTTTTGATAAACAGTCCAGAAGAGTTTTGGGAGTTCATATCATATCTGACAAAGCAACAGAACTCATTGCTCTTGGGCAATGTGTGGTGAATCTCAAGGCTCCGATTGAGTATTTCACCGAACATATTTTTAATTACCCAACCATGATAGGTGCTTATAAAAATGCCGCGAATGATGCCCTTTTGAGAGAAAAATAATCGGCATTTCTTGAGAATCTGACCTATCCCGTTTGTTTACTTTTATAGAGAAGAACGGGATTTTACTTGTCAGAGACTCGGTTTTACCAACACATACAAGATTGTGTCAGACAAAACTGTCTCTATGAGTCAAATTTATGAAAGAAGCCATAAGCGTATTTATGACTTCCTCTACAAGTACACTCAAAATGCGGACACGGCAATGGATTTGATGCAAGACAGTTTTTTAAGTTTCCATAAACATTATGGCAACGCCGGCCTCTCGGAAGAGAAGTCCGTCATGGTTTTGTACACAATTGCCCGCAATTTATCGATCAATTATGCTAAAAAGTTTTCTACAACAAGGGAGATAGTCTCCGATGAGATCGAGTTTCATAGCCACAATCCAAAACTCGAAACCAAAGCGGAATACCAAGACTTAGAAGATCGTCTTTATTCCTTTTTAGGAGAACTCTCGGAAGAAGAAAGGTCTGCCTTGTTACTCAAGAATGTGGAAGGATTTCAGCTCGTACAAATCGCTGAGGTCTTAGGAGTTTCGGTTTCTACTGCTTCTCGTTTGGTCATAAGGGCCACTGAGAAAGTGTTGGCCATAGCCAAAAGAGAAAATCTGGTACCGGATTAGAATCAATGAACGAATTTGATAAGCAACATACAATCGCTAAATGGGAAGAACTCCTTCGGAAACCCGCCAAAAAAACGGAGTCTGTTGTGTTTCCTTCCTGGGAGACTGTATCAAAACGCCAGATCCAATTCGAATACAAACCAGAACCAAATTCTACTCATAATGTAATTTCGTTTTTCCGCAAACCAATTGGTCTTGCCTTTGTGGGAGGGTCTGCTTTATCACTGGCAGCGGCTCTTTTCTTTGTTTTTTTCCTAAATCCATCTGCACCAGGTGAATCGGAAGTAGCGGTCTCTGCAGCCAAAGAATCCAAACCAATGGTTTCTCCTCTGAAGGTTCTTGTTTCCTCAGTGAAGGGAAAGGTTTCCGTTCTTCCACAAGGAAGTTCCAAATCTGTTCCTCTGGTGAAACATTACCAACTAGCGTCGGGAGATATTATCATTACAGAAGGAACTTCGCAAATTGATTTGGATTTTGAAACTGGTTCTTGGATGCGGATTACTCCTAATTCAGAAGTAGTAATGGATGTAATCGAAAAATCAAATGACTCTCAATCGCAAAAGTTCTCAGTAAAAAAAGGAAAGATCTTCGCTTCCGTTTCGAAACTTTCTAAAGATAGTCATTTTGTTGTGCAGGCTGGCGAGCATCTTACACAAGTTAGAGGGACTGTTTTCAGTGTTCAATTTGATGGACAATCGGAAATTGTAGCCGTGCGGGAAGGTTCAGTGGCAGTAGGGGATCTCATCCTCACTTCTAGGCAACAAACGGTTGTCAAACTTGGAGAAACATTGCCTGTCTCTTCTTCTGAGTTGCATCCGAAAGAAGATAAAGAACTTAAGGCATTTCAAACACAAACCATTCTTGCTCGTGAGTCTATGCTATACGAAGAACACGCAAGATTAGAACTTGTACGATTGGAAGATGGAACTGAATACCGAGGAGTCATTCTTGGCCAATCAGAAACACATCTTCACTTCCAAGGTTTAGAAGGTTTGATTGAAATTCCGATCCAAAAGATCTTAGAAACAGAAAAAATTCGTTAATCTCTATAAGTTTTTGACAATATTATCTTTTTCTGAGAAGGTCTTCCTGAACGCCCTAGGGGAACACCTTAAAAGAAACCATGTCTCAAAATCACAAAAAAACCTTTCGTTTTCACTATCTTATCGATAAGGAATTCCAATTAAAGTTTTTAGCTCATTATTCTTTGTTATTTATATCTGGGGTACTTGTGACTTTAGGTTTTCTCTATTGGCTGAACCAAGCCAAGTATGATGGCGGTGCTGTGTTTCGTCTTCGCCAAGATGCACAAACTGTGTTTTGGAAAGTGGAAAACGACGATCCATCTCCAGGCGAAGCAAAAGAGAAGTTTGTTCCTCGAGAGATTTACCTTCCGAGTTATGACCACCAATTGAATATGTATACCATTCAGTTTGATGCAGTTGTCACTCTTTCCATTCTCTATTTACTTTTGATCACTGTATTTTCTGTATTCAAATCACATAAGATGGCAGGGCCTGTTTTTAGTATCAAACGGTCTTTACAACGGATGGCATCAGGGGATCCCATTGAAACCATTCGCATTCGAAAAGGGGATGAGTTCCAAGAGCTTGTAGAAGTATTGAATGAGGTCATTCAAAAACGAGTGGCCGGTCCTTCCCGTAAATAATTACAAACCAACTTTGCCACTTGGCCAGATAAAAGTCCCCATTTGATTTGGGGGCGGTGTTTCAGCTTCTCTCGACTCTTTTGTCCGTCCAAAACCATTCCAATTCTTAATTCTTTCGGTTTGACTTTCTATTTGAAATCCGTAAGATTTTTGCATTATGAAAAAGAAACACAACTATCTCTTTTCTAATATCCTCTTCCTCCTAATGGCTTTTGGGGTTGGATGTAACCAGCCAACACTTGCTAGGTTGAGTTCTGATAATATCCTTGGTGCTGACGCAAAAGCAAAATTATTAGAAGCCTCACGTAAGATAGATGGAGCCAAATTTGCACCACTGGGAGTCGGATCGGCAGGAGCAGAAGCCTCATCCTCCTTATTGAATGGAGTTTTAATCCCCATCCTTGCCGAAATCAACCCAGACAAATACTACAAACGAGACACTGTGGACTCTTGTGAAAAGAATATCTATCTTTTGGGTTTAGCACTCCCTAACTATGCCTCCGTTGAACTTTCTTGTGAAATCAAAGAGGTAACAACTTTCGATTTTTAATTCGACCATCCATGCTAACCAAGTCCTTGTGGCTTGTTAGCATTTTCCTCTAGTTTCCTTTTCGCATTTGGAATAGATTTTAGGTGAAACAACGACTAGTATTTCTTTGTAGATTTATACCTGAAGCAATATGTAACTTCCCATAATTGATCTTATGTCGCATTGGATTCGGTGGGGTTTTGTATAGAAAGGCACATCGGTAACACTTTAGATCAACGCGCATGGGTGACAATGAGTTTGGCGCCTCGGATCCATTCTTCCATTGCCCAATGATTTTAAAACGACCGCGCTTTACGCTTCAATCTTTGCTTCGCAAAGGATTTTCGCTGCAATCGCTGGCGCATCAACATTTTTGGATCAGTAAAAATTAGATCTATTTTGTTCCGCAGGTTTTTTTCTTGATGTCTTCACAAAGATAAGAACCGACTAATCGTTCGGCATCACATTGAAATTTTGCCGCCGCTTTTACTTCTGAACTTCCTGTGACTGATGAAGACCGTTCGGAACAAAACGCATAAGACTGGTATACCACAAGAGAACAAGCCAGATAATCTAAATCGGCTCGTTCGCAGGCTTCATAAGAAGGATTGGTTTTTGTACATTGAAAGAGTAAAAAGAGAAAGAAAACCGAAAGAATAAAACAACGCACTGTCCTTTTTAGACAGATTTATGTTTCGTTTTAGTCCCGGTTTTTCTCAAGTTTAGCGTTAAAGTTTAGTATTGTATTTTTGCATGATTTGGTTTCTTTCGATGTATCGAATTTTTCCAAACGCTGTTGCCTTTTTTTCCATTACTGGAAGGCCAGGATCATTTTTTAGAATCAAATGATAACTTCTATCTCGAACAATCATTGAATCCAATTTGACGATCCCAAATTCATTAAAAAGAGCCCGAAGCTCTTCTATCGTCACTCCCTCTTCTGTAGCAAAAAGATATTCACCTTCTTTAAACATTGGGCTTTGGCCTTGGATGGGTCGCAATTGTTGGGATTGTTTTGGTTCACCAAACAAGGTGCAGCCTGTGGTTAAGGCTGCAACCAGAATGCTGTAACCGAGTGTTTTATTGTAAAACAGCGGTAACTCCAGTGACTTGTTTCAGATGTTTGATGGAAGCGTTCGCATTGATCGCTTTGCCATACTGAGTTGTACCTGTAAGGGCAGTCTCTGTTACTCCACCTTCAATCAGCTTTGTGATCACATCTTGGTAAGTAAAACTTGGATTGTAAGAACGAATTAATGCTGCAACTCCAGCAGTATTGGGTGTTGCCATGGAAGTTCCATTCAAGTATGCGAGCGCAGAATTTGAAGGTGCCCAAGCAGTGAGAAATACATCCCCAACGATCCCACCAGGGTATTGACCAGAAGTATCAGATACCATCCTGTAACCTACCGTACAGTTGGTTCCAGCTCCCCCAATACAGTTGGTGAGGATTTTGGTATCAGCAGAATTACTCACAAAAGCAGTGCCACCATTTCGACAAAGTTGTGATTGGAAGGACCCTAAATTTCCATCATACATGGTTAATGTTGTTCCAGCTGCGGGAGAACCTGCAGTGGCAGAATACTTTGCTTGGATATAATCATAACAAGAAGTAGAATCTTTCCTTTCTCCAACGCTTACGATGAAATGAGAGAGAGATACATTCGTGGCTCCCGTTGGGATTGTGAAATTTTTGTATACAATACTATTCGTACTTAATGACAAATTTGTCATTGTATTGGAGGAACTATCAAATAATACATTTGCTAATGTACAATCAGCAGTGACTAGCATTTTGTAATTTGCTAATGTACAAGTGGATGATACCCATGCAGTTCCTGAAGTCGCATAAGACCAATCGGAATAACTTGTTGCATTTTCATTGTAAGATACTTCTGTCCCATACCCGCTATAGATATTCGTACCAGGAGCACCAAAATCGGCAGAGCGACTGGCAACAGTAACATTTGAATCATAATTTGAAAAATTCGCTAAGGCATGTTTTTGGTCGAGTGCAGAAATACAAATCACATTGGCGTTGGTATTTTCGCAAGGGTATGCGTTTCCTGTGCCACTTAAGTTTAAACCATCGTTTCCGGCAGCAACCACTACCAAAACATCATTGGTTCTGGCAAATTCAATCGCCGAATTGATTGCAGTACTAAAACTAGGACCACCCAAACTCATATTGATGACTTTTGCACCGTTGCGAACAGCAAAGTAAATTCCGTTGGCGATATTATCGTTTGTTCCTCCATCAAGTCCCAAAACGCGAACTGCCATGATTTTTGCGGATTGGCAAACACCTGAAATCCCAACCCCATTGTTCCCTACAGCACCTATGGTCATGGCAACATGGGTTCCATGTCCTTCTTCATCACGAGGATTGTTGTCCCCACTTGCAAAGTCATAACCGTGGTTAGGGCAACCGCCACCAATAGCAGTTCCGTTTTGGTTCACACAGCCACCAGAACCATCCCACATATTTCCCACCAAATCTTGGTGAGTGTAAGTGACCCCTGTATCAAGCACAGCCACAATGGTATTATTGCAACTAGTTGTCACATCCCAAGCACCAAGAACATTCATGTCTTTACCAGAAGTTCCAGGGTTACTAGAGTTAGCTGTGTAACTAGGCGAAGCAAGAGTTTGGCCAGTATTGTTCAGTCCCCAAAGTCTAGTAAATTCAGGATCATTTGGTGTAGAGGCTTGTTTATAATACAAATACCGGGGTTCCACGGACTCCACACTAGGATCTTGTTTAATCCTCGCTAGTCCCTGTTCCATTGTTTCAGATGCAGCTAGTTTAGCGGTGGTAAAATGTCCTTTTAGGTTCAGAACACCAGTGCCAGCAGCTAACTTAGATGTTTGATGCACAAGCTCTGAGTCTGGGATACTTTTTTTAAATGTAATGACAACTTCACCAGGTAGATACGGAAGTTTTTGACCGGCTTTTGACTTAGCACGTAGCGCTTCGATATCTAGTTTGGTTTGATCCAAGTTTAATACTGGTTCTGAAATTAAGATGTTTGTAGCGACTAATACTGATGCTACGATCAAAAGTTTCGAAATCGATTTTTTATTAAATTTCATATAATTAATTCCTATTCTATGTACTCGGAACATTTACTGCTGAGGTTTGTGTGGAGGGAGTTCCTCCAGTTGTGTTGTATTTTCCATAAGAATATACTTTGAAATACCAATTCCCGAAGGTAGGCACAGAGATTACTTTGGAAACCGGTGTTGTGCCACCAGCATTGGGGACATCTGCGCATAATACAGTAGTTCCGTTGTGAACCGCTGTAAATCCAGAGGTCTGGCTATAACATACTTTATAACCACCATCAGTATCGTTCGCTGCTTTTTCATTCGTTCCTGTCCAACTGACGAGAACATCTGCACCCGTTTTTCCAGTACCTGACACATTTAAGTCAGCACTAGAAGCAGCACCATTGTTTCCATTAGTGGTAGCAATACGAACCACTGCTGCCCTTGCCCCTGTTGTTGATGGAGCAAACTGGATTGTAAATGTTCCAGATGCACCCGCCGCAAGAGTTGCACCAGCACTAAAAGCACTGATGGTAAAATCGCCTGTATGACCACTTGGTTTGGAAAGAGTAATACCAGTCATCGTAGCAGTTCCAGTATTACTAATGGTTACGGTTTTTGTGCTAGATGTTACGGTCGGCCATACAACACCAAAAGTAGGAATAGATCCCCCAGTTGTAAAACTAGTGGAGTTATGAGAAATCGAAATGGTAGGAACTGGTTTTGGTGTTCCTGTTCCCGTAGCTGTAAATAAGAATGCTAATGCTCCATCATAAGAAACCGCTATATTCGAAGTTTTAACCTCTGCTGCACCAGTGGGAGAAAATTGAATTGTAAAAGTAGCAGAAGCATTTGCTGCCAGTGTCGTTGGGAATCCAGCTAAATTTAGTACAAAGTTTGCATTAGAGGATGTCACTGCAGGTGGACCGTCTAGATTTGCGACAGCACTTCCCGTGTTTTTGACAGTAAATGTCACAGCACTTCCTATCGAGTCAATTTCGACTGAACCCATTCCATAACTTCCATTTGAAGCAATTTGTGTGGCACCCACTGAAACTGCCAATCGAGGAGTAGCAGCTTCAGCTGTGCCTGTTAGGTTCATTTGAAAAGATCCTACTGCGGCATCACTCGATTGAATTTTAATCGTCGCGGTTTTCACACCTATTGATGTCGGTTTAAAATTCAATGTGAATATCGCAGAAGCACCAGCCGCAAGAGTTGAACTTGCAGGTTGTGTCACTGTGAACTGAGAAGCATCCGTTCCGGAAAGAGCAACAACATTTGGAGAACCAGGAAGTGAGATTGCAACATTCCCACTGTTTTTGATGGTAACCGTTCCTGTTTTTCCATCGGCTGTATTGATGGGTTCAGAACCTAAATTAAGTGTTGCTCCACTTTCCCGGCTAACACCTTCATAGAGAATTTCCAATTTGGGGGCTGGTACATCACCACCGCCACCACCTAAACCCAATAGTGCAAAGGCAGCTCCACCACCACCTCCGCCGCCACCAGGACAAGCAACTAACGTAGTTAAAGATAATAAGGGAATTAGAATGTTCTTTTTTAAATTCATAGTGACTCGGAAGGATTTCAATTTTCAACCACGTTAGGTTTTCTATTCAGATTTCGCAATCGTACCTTTTTTCTCGCCTTGCAAAAATTACGTTAAAAACGTTCTGTGAGCGTTTTTAGAACGTTAGTTCTGGTTTGGTTGAAAAAAAAATTATCATTTGGGCCCAAAGGATGGGTTGTACTACGTGTTTGTCGGTGTTTGGTTTGGTGTTTAGTCTTCTTCAGGTGGGCTTACAATACCATTTTTAGGGATTTCCTTACGATGACGAATGTCATTCTCGCACTCCAAATGCTTGTAAGACGAGAGAGAAGGGATTGTTTTGTCCGTAATTTCGCTATGATCGAGATCGTATTCCCAGTATTTGGTGCGGTTCCCTTGCCAGTCATAAGGAACTGTTTTTTGAAATACAAACTCTTTCATCGTGAGTGATTTTGTTTGTTGGATCTCCAAAAACAAATTCCCATAAAAGAAATTGGGGATAGGAAAAAAATACAAACACCCAACAAGTAACATGTCTTCCTTATACTCTGATTGAGAAGGAAGAAACAGAAAAAATGGTTGTTTCGATTTTGCCAGTGGAAGTGGATAAATTCGTAACTGTTGTTTTGTGGTCATTTGATTGCTTTCAAATATTAAGCTGACTGGAATTTCTTCCACATTTCCAATGGTTTGGTCTTTGCCTCGAACCAACCGCAAAACTAAATAACTTTCTTTGTCCTCCAAATTTGTAGGAGTGAACTGCTGACCCCTTCTCTTTGTTTCCATCAAAGGAACCAATTTACAATTTGAATCGAAAAAAAAGAGAATCAGTAAAAAACTAAAACAGAAATACGGATTCACCCAACTTACTGATTGCATTTTCTTTTGAATCATGTTAAAATCAACCATGGTATATTACTTAATTCTCACAACCATTCCTGTTGCTATCATTTCGGCATTTTTTATCCATTGGTTTACATTGCAAGACGAACCAAATCCACTCAAACGTTTAGAACATTCCCGTGGGATTTATATTGGATTTTCCTTTCAAATCCTATTATTTGCTTGGTTATTATTTCAATTAGGGCATGCACGATTCGCGTATCCGCTATACGCCATTGGGTTTTCTTTTTTAGGAGATTGGTTTAACCTTCAGTTCCCAATTGCTAAAAAACAAATGGAAGACCCAGTCCTTGGGGGAATTTTCAGTTTTGCCATTGCACAAGTTTTCTTTTTATTATCCTTTTGGAAACTAACCACATGGAATGAACTTTATACAGGTGTTTTGCCTTATATTGTCACCATTGTATTATTGATTTTACCAGCCCTGATTTTTTATTTCCGAGTGTACAATCCCAATCGTTCCAAATGGGTAATGGCCTCTGCCTTTGTTTATGGGCTGATTTTGTGTTTTTTTGTTTCTCTATGTTTTAACGCCTATCTAGCATTTGGTGGAGTGTGGATGTATTTGGCAATTGGTGCAGGGTTTTTCCTTCTTTCCGATGCGGTGATGGGAGAAACAACAATCAATGGAACAAGACACCCAAAATGGGAATTCCAAGTTCCTTGGGTCACCTATTTAATTGCACAAAGTTTTTTGTTAGTGGGATTCTTTCTTGTCTCTCACACAAGACATATCTAAATTCATGATTCGGTAATATTCCCCGAATTCAATAAACCATTGTTTGGTGACATCTTTTTTGATTGTTCCCAAGCAATGATCATTCGTTTCCGATTTGGATCCCACCTGTACCCACCAAATAAACCTGATGTTTGGATCACACGGTGGCAAGGAATTAGATAAGCGATAGGATTTTTGCCAATGGCTGTTCCCACGGCCCTTTGTGCAGAGGGTTGCCCTATGGATTCGGCAATATCTCCATACGTACAAAGACTTCCCATTGGTATTTTTAATAAAGATTTCCAGACTTTAAATTGAAATTCTGTTCCGTATAAATAGAGAGGAACGGGAGATTCAGGGAATACAAAATTTTGAAAGTAGTCTTTTAATTTTTGGTGTTCCTTTGATCCTCCCTCTTTCCAAATCGCATTGGGAAATTCTCTTTTTGTTTCCTGGATCCCTTGGTCCAAAGATTCAATGAATTGAAGAGACTGGATCCCTCGTTCGGAAGACACCAATAGAATCTCTCCAAAAGCAGAAGGAAATACTTCGTATTGCAAAACCATCCCCTCCCCTCCTCGTTTGAATTCGCCAGGAGTCATTGCTTCTAATTTTACAAATAAATCATGCAATCGTCCCGTGCTGGATAGTCCGAGAGAATATGTTGTATCCAAAATGTTTGACTCCTTTAGCAGTTGTTTGGCGTGAGAGATTGTAACAAATTGTAAAAATTCTTTTGGGGATACACCAGCCCAAGTGCGAAATACTTTTTGAAAATGGAAAGGACTTAAGGATACCCTTTCAGCTAAAACATCCAAATTGGGTTGTTCTTCAAAATGCTCCAAAACATATTCGATGGAGTTTTTTATGATTTCATAGTGTTTGTGATTGGAATCCACAAGGAAATCCTAACTGATTTGCGAAATGTTGGAAACCCGATTCTTGCGATTTCTTAAAATAAAATACAAATTGTTTGATTTTTTCGTTAGGAATTTCTTCAATAAGAATAAAAGTGTCACCTCCTTTGGATCCATTTCCCGTACTAACCGCCTTACAATCCATTGTTGATTCGATCCAAAAAAATCCAGTTACCATTTTGGATGCCCCACCAGGGACAGGAAAAACAACAGTCCTACCGACGGAACTTCTAAAAGCTGGCCTCTCCTTTGGGAAAAAAATTTGTATCTTAGAACCGAGGCGTATCGCTGCAAAAAATGCCGCCAAAAGGATTAGCCAAAGTCTAAACGAATCCTTGGGAGAAACTGTTGGGTATCGAGTTCGGTTTGATACTAAGGTAGGAAAAAATACAAAGATTGAATTTGTAACCGATGGGATCTTAACCAAAATTTTACTGGCAGATCCAGAACTCAAAGAATATGGACTGATTGTCTTTGACGAATTTCATGAAAGACGAATGGACTCTGATTTATGTTTTGCATTGGCACGCAGAACCCAAGAAGTCTTTCGGAATGATTTAAAAATACTTGTTATGTCTGCAACTCTCGAAGGTCAAAATTTCGAATCGATCGGGATCCAATCAAAACCCATCTATGTCAGTGCCAACCCTCATCCTTTAGAAATTTTTCATATGGGTGATTCTCCAAAAAAAATAAATGAAAGATTAATGGATTTAATCCCCAAAGCCGTAGAACAAACAGAAGGTGATATCCTTGTATTTTTGTCAGGGAAAAAAGAAATTCAAATCTTAAGAAACCAATTAGAATCTTTAGCTGTGATCAAATCCAACACAGTGGTTTACGGGTTATATGGAGACATGGATTTATCCGAACAAGAAAAAATCTTCCTACCCTCACTTTCAGGGAAAAAGAAAATCATTCTTTCCACAAATATCGCAGAGTCTTCTGTGACCATCCCCGGTGTTCGGATTGTATTTGATACAGGATACCATAAACATGTTATTTTTGATTCTGAATCTGGAGTTTCTCACTTAGTCAAAGATCGAATCAGTTTGAGTAGCGCCAAACAACGTGCAGGGCGAGCTGCAAGAGAAGGAAAAGGTTTGGTGTACCGTCTTTGGTCCAAAGATGAGGAAAATTCTTTTTTAGACAGAACCAAACCGGAAATTCTGGAGGGAGATATTGATCGTTTGGTTTTAGAGATAAAGTCATGGGGAGAAGAAATCCA of Leptospira mtsangambouensis contains these proteins:
- a CDS encoding methylated-DNA--[protein]-cysteine S-methyltransferase, with product MDSNHKHYEIIKNSIEYVLEHFEEQPNLDVLAERVSLSPFHFQKVFRTWAGVSPKEFLQFVTISHAKQLLKESNILDTTYSLGLSSTGRLHDLFVKLEAMTPGEFKRGGEGMVLQYEVFPSAFGEILLVSSERGIQSLQFIESLDQGIQETKREFPNAIWKEGGSKEHQKLKDYFQNFVFPESPVPLYLYGTEFQFKVWKSLLKIPMGSLCTYGDIAESIGQPSAQRAVGTAIGKNPIAYLIPCHRVIQTSGLFGGYRWDPNRKRMIIAWEQSKKMSPNNGLLNSGNITES